A region from the Rhodamnia argentea isolate NSW1041297 chromosome 7, ASM2092103v1, whole genome shotgun sequence genome encodes:
- the LOC115746836 gene encoding serine/threonine-protein kinase STN8, chloroplastic produces the protein MASLLFPPPPTSTQQNPKCAHLSLSPSSLRPTSAFHLCFFSNRVKATNTLKCDAFPSDIAQLVDQSLSQVPTFQSGYERILGAAEELTEMQRWGVVIFGGLTWVYLTARPGVLIGAIDAYILAPLQVGLDNLSGRRRLKRSDFLIGDRLGEGSFGVVYFGVVVPKNVNVEERVQKRGRGKGALDLDGRFKEKVILKQVKVGVQGAEECGDFEEWFNYRLSRAAPETCAEFLGSFVDDKTNSQSTKGGKWLVWKFEGDRDLADYMKDGSFPFNLESIMFGKVLQGVDSVKRKALIIKQVMRQIITSLKKIHDTGIVHRDVKPANLVVTKKGQIKLIDFGAAADLRIGKNYVPDRGLLDPDYCPPELYVLPEETPSPPPEPVAAFLSPILWQLNSPDLFDMYSAGIVLLQMAIPTLRTSAGLKNFNSEIKAVKYDLNKWRDYKIRRPDLTILELDSGRGWDLATKLISERGFLRRGRLSAAAALRHPYFLLGGDQAAAVLSKLSLRR, from the exons ATGGCTTCCTTGCTCTTCCCACCACCGCCAACTTCAACCCAACAGAACCCCAAATGCGctcatctctcactctctccttcctctctGAGACCCACCTCAGCTTTCCATCTGTGCTTCTTCTCAAACCGAGTCAAAGCCACGAACACCCTCAAATGCGACGCCTTTCCGAGCGACATTGCCCAGCTCGTCGACCAGTCGCTGTCCCAAGTCCCTACTTTCCAATCTGGGTACGAGCGAATCCTGGGCGCTGCCGAGGAACTAACGGAGATGCAGAGATGGGGGGTCGTGATATTCGGTGGGCTCACTTGGGTTTACCTGACGGCGAGGCCTGGGGTGTTGATCGGCGCGATCGATGCCTACATTTTGGCTCCACTGCAGGTGGGTCTGGACAACTTGAGCGGGAGGAGGAGGTTGAAGAGGAGCGACTTTTTGATTGGGGACAGATTGGGTGAGGGGTCTTTTGGGGTTGTGTACTTTGGGGTTGTCGTCCCCAAGAATGTGAATGTTGAGGAGAGAGTGCAAAAGAGAGGGCGTGGCAAGGGAGCTCTGGATTTGGATGGGAGGTTCAAGGAGAAGGTCATCTTGAAACAG GTTAAGGTTGGAGTCCAAGGCGCAGAAGAATGTGGGGATTTTGAGGAGTGGTTCAATTACAGGCTGTCCAGGGCAGCGCCTGAGACCTGTGCTGAGTTTTTAGGGAGTTTTGTTGATGATAAGACGAATTCACAGTCCACCAAGGGCGGGAAATGGCTGGTTTGGAAATTCGAG GGAGATCGAGATCTTGCCGATTACATGAAAGATGGTAGCTTCCCTTTCAATCTAGAGTCAATCATGTTTGGCAAAGTCTTGCAAGGGGTAGACTCCGTTAAGCGGAAGGCATTGATCATTAAGCAAGTGATGCGGCAGATTATAACTTCACTGAAAAAGATTCATGACACCGGCATTGTCCATCGGGATGTAAAACCGGCCAACTTGGTTGTGACAAAGAAAGGTCAGATTAAGCTCATCGATTTTGGGGCAGCCGCAGACCTTCGTATTGGCAAGAACTATGTGCCTGATCGCGGCCTACTCGATCCTGATTATTGTCCCCCTGAACTTTATGTACTTCCGGAGGAAACGCCGAGTCCACCTCCAGAGCCAGTTGCTGCATTTCTTTCCCCAATCCTGTGGCAG CTGAACAGTCCCGATTTGTTCGACATGTACTCGGCCGGAATCGTACTCCTGCAGATGGCGATCCCGACCTTGAGGACCTCTGCAGGCCTGAAGAATTTCAATTCTGAGATCAAGGCAGTCAAATACGACTTGAATAAATGGAGGGACTACAAGATACGGAGGCCCGACTTAACGATTCTTGAGCTTGACTCGGGAAGAGGGTGGGATTTGGCCACGAAGCTCATCTCGGAGAGAGGTTTCCTAAGGAGGGGAAGATTatcggccgccgccgccctcaGGCATCCTTATTTTTTATTAGGAGGCGACCAAGCAGCTGCAGTTCTTTCTAAATTGAGCTTGAGAAGATAG
- the LOC115746910 gene encoding probable phosphopantothenoylcysteine decarboxylase, whose protein sequence is MASAETAGIERGPVPTNGAPRKPRILLAASGSVAAIKFGNLCHCFSEWAEVKAVATRASLHFIDRASLPRDVVLYTDEDEWSSWNKLGDSVLHIELRRWADIMIIAPLSANTLGKIAGGLCDNLLTCIVRAWDYAKPLFVAPAMNTLMWNNPFTERHLMTVDELGISLIPPVSKRLACGDYGNGAMAEPSHIYSTVRLFYESRVQAGSSNF, encoded by the exons ATGGCATCGGCTGAAACTGCAGGTATTGAAAGAGGGCCAGTACCAACCAATGGTGCTCCAAGGAAACCGCGGATATTGCTGGCCGCTAGTGGAAGCGTGGCCGCAATCAAGTTTGGGAACCTCTGTCATTGTTTCTCCGAGTGGGCCGAAGTGAAAGCAGTTGCCACTAGGGCTTCTTTACATTTCATTGATAGAGCATCACTGCCCAGGGATGTGGTACTTTACACTGACGAGGATGAGTGGTCAAGTTGGAATAAATTAGGGGACAGCGTCCTTCATATTGAGCTGCGCCGATGGGCCGATATCATGATCATTGCTCCACTATCGGCGAATACGCTGGGCAAG ATTGCAGGAGGCTTGTGCGACAATCTGCTAACATGCATAGTACGAGCATGGGACTACGCCAAGCCCCTCTTTGTCGCACCAGCTATGAACACTCTCATGTGGAATAACCCGTTCACCGAGCGGCATCTTATGACAGTTGATGAGCTCGGAATATCTCTGATTCCTCCTGTATCAAAGAGGCTGGCTTGTGGTGACTACGGAAATGGGGCAATGGCCGAACCTTCGCACATCTACTCAACCGTGAGACTTTTCTATGAGTCTCGAGTTCAAGCAGGCAGTAGTAACTTTTAG
- the LOC115746916 gene encoding probable WRKY transcription factor 70: protein MEDSSFGHRKVEAMKELVRGQDLAKQLLNAMSRGGSPSPSAEDVADELVASFANALSRLGHSEPDDRSQVSDGPDDRTTTGSQDSSEESSRRKDGRGRYKRRRGSDSWSRISTALTDDGHAWRKYGQKSILNTDFPRSYYRCTHKFEQKCQATKQVQMISKDPPMYQTTYYGVHTCKNLLNSPQIIFDPEDEDAKNLVSFGSNASSSQNNPFFSSLSFGSLKEEHGQEETVPGGDHALLSTQSPPSDCNFLAEYWATEVDQVEDFMHYGLY, encoded by the exons ATGGAAGATTCGTCGTTCGGCCATCGGAAAGTGGAGGCCATGAAAGAGCTGGTCCGAGGCCAAGATCTGGCCAAGCAGCTCCTGAACGCCATGTCCCGCGGCGGGTCGCCGTCGCCCTCGGCCGAGGACGTCGCCGACGAGCTCGTCGCTTCCTTCGCCAACGCTCTCTCCAGGTTGGGCCACTCCGAGCCCGACGACCGCTCTCAAGTCTCGGACGGTCCCGACGACCGCACCACCACCGGGTCCCAAGATTCTTCCGAGGAGAGCAGCAGGCGCAAAGATGGCAGAGGACGCTACAAGAGAAG GAGGGGTTCGGATTCATGGTCAAGAATCAGCACGGCACTCACCGACGATGGTCATGCTTGGAGAAAGTACGGCCAAAAATCAATCCTCAACACAGATTTCCCCAG GAGCTATTACAGGTGCACCCACAAGTTTGAACAGAAGTGCCAAGCGACCAAGCAAGTCCAGATGATCTCCAAGGACCCTCCCATGTACCAGACCACGTACTACGGCGTCCACACCTGCAAGAACCTGCTAAACTCCCCTCAGATCATCTTCGATCCTGAGGACGAGGACGCCAAGAACCTCGTCAGCTTCGGCAGCAACGCCTCGAGCTCGCAGAACAACCCCTTCTTCTCCTCGCTGAGCTTCGGGTCGCTCAAGGAGGAACACGGGCAAGAAGAGACGGTGCCGGGGGGCGATCACGCCCTACTCAGCACCCAATCGCCGCCCAGTGATTGCAATTTCCTCGCAGAATACTGGGCGACAGAGGTGGATCAGGTTGAGGATTTCATGCACTATGGATTGTACTGA
- the LOC115746912 gene encoding phospholipid-transporting ATPase 1-like, with the protein MTSGLPLLSSSDPPSVAQSSKLNKSIGSFGCLCRDASFSSSTLDDKQSNLTSEEGDSSPSDIFPDQPLAQTYRPAAKKQFYSADLHYHQRFPLECPTQGRKRQVAWGSMELPRSNNNSFAAFEISGASSVAQNKRNKAERVRHISSQFEEDLFHEENPRLIYINDPRRTNDNYEFSDNEIRTSRYTVITFLPKNLFIQFHRIAYLYFLAIAALNQLPPLAVFGRTVSLFPLLFVLSVTAVKDGYEDWRRHRSDRKENNREALVLQGGQFRLKRWKDIQAGEVVKIHSDESIPCDMVLLGTSDPSGLAYIQTMNLDGESNLKTRYARQETASAVFEGCTTSGVINCEQPNRNIYEFTANMEFNGHKFSLSQSNIVLRGCQLKNTEWVIGVVVYTGQETKAMLNSAASPSKRSKLESYMNRETMWLSIFLFIMCVVVALGMGLWLVRRKYQLDTLPFYRKRYFTMGKDDGKTYKYYGIPMETFFSFLSSIIVFQIMIPISLYITMELVRLGQSYFMIGDSHMYDSSSGSRFQCRSLNINEDLGQIRYIFSDKTGTLTENKMEFRKASVYGKSYGSSLPSLEASITERGKETQRWKLKSEIAVDPELMKLLHKEVIEGERLAAHEFFLTLAACNTVIPILHDDMESIDYQGESPDEQALVAAASAYGYTLFERTSGHIVIDVNGETLRLDVLGLHEFDSVRKRMSVVIRFPNNAVKVLVKGADTSMFSVISQDTERGDHIWQETQKHLIEYSSEGLRTLVLAARDLTVSELELWQLRYEDASTSLTDRAAKLRQTAALIECNLNLLGATAIEDKLQDGVPETIESLRQAGIKVWVLTGDKQETAISIGLSCKLLTMDMQQIIINGNSEVECRNLLVGAKNKYGVKSLSRRNEDFGRGNNSESDYHEVPLHTKSSQMAHWTVFKEEVKPNAPLALIIDGNSLVYILEKDLETELFELATSCSVVLCCRVAPLQKAGIVDLIKSRTEDMTLAIGDGANDVSMIQMADVGVGICGQEGRQAVMASDFAMGQFRFLKRLLLVHGHWNYQRIGYLVLYNFYRNAVFVLMLFWYILCTAFSTTSALTDWSSVFYSVIYTSVPTIIVGIWDKDLSDKTLLQYPKLYGAGHRHEAYNLHLFWITMIDTLWQSLVLFYVPLFIYSESSIDIWSMGSLWTIAVVVLVNIHLAMDIQRWVSITHIAVWGSIVITYACMVVLDSIPVFPNYWTIYHLAKSPSYWLTILLIIVIGILPRFLFKVVRQTFWPSDIQIAREAEILKRWPDHLVSKGNRTST; encoded by the exons ATGACTTCTGGCCTGCCACTGCTGTCATCCTCAGATCCTCCATCGGTGGCACAATCTTCTAAGCTTAATAAGAGTATAGGCTCCTTTGGATGTCTCTGCCGGGATGCTTCGTTCTCATCGTCTACTCTAGATGACAAACAGAGCAACTTGACAAGCGAAGAAGGAGACTCATCTCCTTCAGACATCTTTCCTGATCAACCACTCGCACAAACATATAGGCCTGCAGCGAAGAAGCAGTTTTATTCAGCTGACTTGCACTATCACCAGCGGTTTCCATTGGAATGCCCCACGCAGGGAAGGAAACGGCAGGTAGCGTGGGGTTCAATGGAGCTGCCCAGATCTAACAACAACAGCTTCGCCGCTTTTGAAATTTCAGGGGCCTCCTCAGTGGCTCAGAACAAGAGGAATAAGGCTGAAAGAGTACGTCACATAAGTTCGCAGTTTGAAGAGGACCTGTTTCATGAAGAAAATCCCAGATTGATTTATATCAATGATCCAAGGAGGACAAATGACAACTATGAGTTCTCTGACAATGAAATCCGAACTAGCAGATATACTGTTATCACTTTTTTGCCTAAGAATCTCTTCATTCAATTCCATCGCATTGCATACCTATATTTCCTTGCCATTGCTGCTCTCAATCAACTCCCTCCACTTGCAGTCTTCGGGAGAACGGTGTCTCTTTTCCCCCTTCTCTTTGTGCTTTCCGTCACGGCTGTTAAGGATGGCTATGAGGACTGGCGAAGGCACAGGTCAGACCGGAAAGAGAATAATAGGGAAGCACTGGTGCTTCAAGGAGGTCAGTTTCGATTGAAAAGATGGAAAGATATACAAGCTGGCGAGGTGGTGAAAATTCATTCAGATGAATCGATTCCATGTGACATGGTTTTGCTGGGAACAAGTGACCCTAGCGGCCTTGCGTACATTCAGACAATGAATCTGGATGGCGAGTCCAACCTGAAGACGAGATATGCAAGGCAGGAAACTGCTTCAGCTGTGTTTGAAGGTTGCACCACCTCTGGAGTGATTAATTGCGAGCAACCAAACAGAAACATCTATGAATTCACAGCTAACATGGAGTTTAATGGGCATAAATTTTCTCTCAGCCAGTCTAACATTGTTTTGCGAGGTTGTCAGTTGAAGAACACAGAGTGGGTGATCGGTGTTGTCGTGTACACTGGACAGGAAACAAAAGCAATGCTGAACAGTGCAGCATCCCCTTCCAAGAGGAGTAAACTAGAAAGTTATATGAACAGGGAAACCATGTGGCtgtcgatttttcttttcatcatgTGTGTGGTTGTGGCACTTGGAATGGGGCTATGGCTTGTACGCCGCAAGTATCAGCTTGATACTTTGCCGTTCTACAGAAAGAGATATTTCACAATGGGAAAAGATGACGGGAAGACATACAAGTATTATGGAATTCCCATGGAgactttcttttcattcctcAGTTCTATCATAGTATTTCAGATAATGATTCCAATATCTCTTTATATTACAATGGAATTAGTTCGATTAGGCCAATCCTATTTCATGATCGGAGACAGTCATATGTATGACAGCAGTTCTGGATCAAGGTTCCAGTGTAGATCATTGAACATAAATGAAGATTTGGGCCAGATACGCTATATCTTCTCAGACAAAACTGGCACATTGACTGAAAACAAGATGGAATTTCGAAAAGCAAGTGTCTATGGTAAGAGTTATGGGAGTTCTTTGCCATCACTGGAGGCCAGCATTACAG AGAGAGGTAAAGAGACACAAAGGTGGAAGCTCAAGTCGGAAATCGCTGTTGATCCTGAACTTATGAAGTTATTGCACAAAGAAGTAATTGAAGGAGAAAGGCTTGCTGCACATGAGTTTTTCCTTACACTAGCTGCATGCAACACCGTGATCCCTATTCTGCATGATGACATGGAATCAATTGATTATCAGGGTGAATCTCCAGATGAGCAGGCATTAGTTGCTGCTGCATCTGCCTATGGATACACTCTATTTGAGCGGACATCTGGGCATATTGTTATTGATGTGAATGGTGAGACACTAAG GTTGGATGTTTTGGGACTGCATGAGTTTGATAGCGTGCGCAAAAGGATGTCTGTGGTTATAAGGTTTCCCAACAATGCAGTGAAAGTGCTTGTGAAAGGAGCTGACACCTCTATGTTCAGTGTTATTTCGCAAGATACTGAAAGAGGTGATCATATATGGCAAGAAACTCAGAAACATCTGATTGAGTATTCATCAGAAGGCCTACGTACACTTGTCCTTGCAGCTAGAGATCTTACTGTTTCAGAACTTGAGCTGTGGCAGTTAAGGTATGAAGATGCCAGCACTTCGTTGACAGATAGAGCTGCAAAACTTCGTCAAACAGCTGCTCTCATCGAGTGTAACCTGAATCTTCTCGGTGCAACTGCAATTGAAGACAAGTTACAAGATGGGGTTCCTGAAACCATCGAGTCTCTCCGGCAAGCGGGAATCAAGGTCTGGGTTCTGACTGGAGATAAGCAGGAAACAGCAATCTCTATTGGACTCTCTTGCAAGCTACTGACGATGGACATGCAACAAATCATAATTAATGGCAACTCAGAGGTTGAGTGCAGAAATCTTTTAGTTGGTGCCAAAAACAAGTATGGAGTGAAATCATTGAGTagaagaaatgaagattttgGAAGGGGAAATAATTCTGAAAGTGACTATCATGAGGTCCCTCTTCATACAAAGTCTTCCCAGATGGCCCATTGGACTGTTTTCAAGGAAGAAGTCAAACCAAATGCACCACTAGCACTCATTATTGACGGCAACAGTTTGGTTTACATATTGGAGAAAGATTTGGAGACAGAG CTTTTTGAGCTGGCAACTTCTTGTAGTGTTGTCCTGTGCTGTCGTGTTGCACCCTTGCAAAAAGCTGGGATAGTTGACTTGATTAAGAGCAGGACCGAGGATATGACACTGGCTATAGGAGATG GGGCGAATGATGTATCCATGATCCAAATGGCCGACGTTGGTGTTGGAATATGCGGTCAGGAAGGGCGTCAGGCGGTCATGGCGTCAGATTTTGCTATGGGGCAATTTCGGTTTCTAAAAAGATTACTTCTGGTGCATGGTCATTGGAATTACCAACGTATTGGTTATCTCGTTCTGTACAACTTCTACCGAAATGCTGTTTTTGTCTTGATGCTTTTCTG GTATATTTTGTGTACAGCCTTTTCAACTACTTCGGCCTTAACAGACTGGAGCAGTGTGTTCTATTCTGTCATATACACTTCAGTTCCAACGATCATAGTTGGCATTTGGGACAAGGACTTGAGCGATAAGACACTTCTGCAGTATCCGAAACTTTATGGTGCCGGGCATAGACACGAGGCTTACAATTTGCATCTTTTCTGGATCACCATGATTGATACACTATGGCAGAGTCTTGTTTTATTTTACGTACCGCTGTTCATATACAGTGAGAGCTCAATTGACATATGGAGCATGGGCAGTTTATGGACCATAGCAGTTGTTGTTCTCGTCAACATTCACTTAGCTATGGACATTCAAAGATGGGTATCAATCACGCATATTGCTGTGTGGGGATCAATCGTCATTACATATGCCTGTATGGTGGTTTTAGATTCCATTCCAGTCTTTCCGAATTACTG GACCATCTATCATCTGGCAAAATCACCTTCATATTGGCTTACCATTTTGCTAATAATCGTAATAGGGATACTTCCTCGTTTTCTTTTCAAAGTGGTGCGGCAAACTTTTTGGCCTTCTGATATCCAAATAGCTAGAGAGGCTGAGATCCTAAAAAGATGGCCTGATCATTTGGTTTCTAAAGGAAATCGAACTTCCACGTGA
- the LOC115746837 gene encoding uncharacterized protein LOC115746837, whose translation MCDCVSSATLPSFLSRNRELASAASHPTRRAGQFVARRSLSLRYPPYSGHSTAKLADGASGRGANFDSRGRESCSQLGFKDDGDSRHFELETDRSSDAESKEGSGIGRSNAAEGGNLGAETPAVSDGEEGEVRRSEGGDASLELRREEEPESKLRVRCGRQVMRRSSMVAKQVISIESALSLGFVSQLWVDTAAWNVVIVEVRPNLLSGDSERFLLEDVCQVGDVVLVENERVMENELKMVGLETLVGYEVVIPGRRSIGKVRGYTFNVNSGALESLQLDSFGISLIPSNLVSTYALFVEDVLEVASDKVFVHEAAAGHLQRLTKGWWGAQNVGKSSNEVEEYYGFEEADRLASGSRTRRESGHRRSRPKARENQDDLDLPMDFL comes from the exons ATGTGCGACTGCGTCTCGTCGGCTACTCTGCCATCGTTCCTCTCCAGGAACCGCGAGCTAGCCTCGGCCGCCTCCCATCCGACGCGGAGAGCAGGACAATTCGTGGCCCGCCGTTCTCTTAGCTTAAGGTACCCACCGTATTCTGGGCATTCGACGGCGAAGTTAGCCGACGGTGCCTCCGGGAGGGGCGCCAACTTCGATTCCCGGGGTCGCGAGTCCTGCAGCCAACTAGGGTTCAAGGATGACGGGGATTCCCGGCACTTCGAACTGGAGACGGATCGAAGCAGCGACGCGGAATCGAAAGAGGGAAGTGGAATCGGCAGGAGCAATGCGGCGGAAGGCGGAAACTTGGGTGCCGAAACGCCGGCGGTGTCCGATGGGGAAGAGGGGGAGGTGCGTCGAAGTGAAGGCGGCGATGCCAGTCTCGAACTGAGGAGGGAAGAGGAACCGGAGAGTAAATTGAGGGTGAGGTGTGGGCGACAGGTGATGAGGCGATCGAGTATGGTGGCGAAGCAAGTGATCAGCATCGAATCGGCTCTTAGCTTGGGGTTCGTCTCTCAGCTCTGGGTGGATACCGCCGCG TGGAATGTCGTGATTGTGGAAGTGAGACCAAATTTGCTTTCTGGTGATTCAGAGAGATTTCTTCTCGAAGACGTCTGCCAG GTCGGTGATGTCGTGCTTGTTGAGAATGAGAGGGTAATGGAGAATGAGTTGAAAATGGTGGGGCTGGAGACATTG GTGGGGTATGAAGTTGTAATTCCCGGCAGAAGAAGTATTGGCAAG GTCAGAGGTTATACGTTTAATGTTAATTCAGGGGCTCTCGAGTCCCTTCAGCTTGATTCATTTGGTATCTCACTCATTCCATCTAATTTG GTGAGTACTTATGCTTTGTTTGTGGAGGATGTGCTAGAAGTTGCATCGGATAAAGTATTTGTGCATGAAGCTGCAGCAGGGCACTTACAGAGGCTAACAAAG GGTTGGTGGGGTGCCCAGAACGTTGGGAAATCCTCGAACGAAGTCGAAGAATATTACGGTTTTGAAGAGGCTGATAGATTAGCTAGCGGCAGCCGCACAAGAAGAGAATCCGGGCACAGGAGATCCCGGCCTAAAGCGAGGGAAAATCAGGATGACTTGGACCTTCCGATGGACTTTTTATGA
- the LOC115732834 gene encoding uncharacterized protein LOC115732834, which produces MRVITYSDTVLVPLSLFLTVGYHAYLWHSIKRKPSVTTIGHDVQKRKAWFLALKEGDEKAGMLAVQSTRNTLMVTILTASIAILINLALAALTNNAYDAAHLFGSTLFGSKSPKIFALKYGSACFFSSFSFLCSSMAVGYLIDANFLINATPGDGTFSSSPYTQVVFERGFLLALFGNRLLCMTFPLLMWMFGPVPVALSSGALVWGLYELDFARRSPLYADKNRA; this is translated from the exons ATGAGAGTGATCACGTACTCGGACACGGTGCTGGTGCCGCTGAGCCTCTTCCTCACCGTAGGTTACCACGCCTATCTTTGGCACAGCATCAAGCGCAAGCCCTCCGTCACCACCATCGGCCACGACGTGCAGAAGCGCAAGGCATGGTTTCTTGCCCTCAAAGAG GGGGACGAGAAGGCGGGCATGTTGGCGGTCCAAAGCACGCGGAACACCCTGATGGTGACCATCCTGACTGCATCCATAGCCATCCTGATCAACTTGGCGCTCGCGGCGCTCACTAACAACGCCTACGACGCGGCCCACCTCTTCGGCAGCACCTTGTTCGGCTCCAAATCCCCCAAGATCTTCGCCCTCAAGTACGGCTCAGCGTGTTTCTTCTCGAGCTTCAGCTTCTTGTGCAGCTCGATGGCGGTCGGCTACTTGATCGACGCGAATTTCTTGATAAATGCAACTCCCGGAGACGGCACATTCTCTTCCTCCCCCTACACGCAAGTGGTTTTCGAGAGAGGTTTCTTGCTGGCCCTTTTCGGGAACCGGCTGCTCTGCATGACGTTTCCCCTGCTGATGTGGATGTTCGGGCCGGTCCCGGTCGCGCTCTCCTCCGGGGCGTTGGTGTGGGGGCTTTACGAGCTCGATTTTGCCCGGAGATCTCCGCTTTATGCCGACAAAAACCGTGCATGA
- the LOC115746839 gene encoding thioredoxin H9 yields MGQCYPKFLQNQNDGGDSDHHVEFAGGNVHLITTKESWDQKLSEANKDGKIVLANFSATWCGPCKIMAPFYSELSEKHPSIMFLLVDVDELTEMSTSWDIKATPTFFFLRDGQQIEKLVGANKPELQKKITAILDSANPR; encoded by the exons ATGGGACAGTGTTACCCTAAG TTCTTGCAGAATCAAAATGACGGAGGAGATTCTGATCACCATGTTGAATTTGCGGGTGGGAACGTACACCTCATTACTACCAAAGAAAGCTGGGATCAGAAGCTGTCAGAAGCAAATAAAGATGGCAAGATT GTTCTTGCGAATTTCAGTGCTACTTGGTGTGGTCCTTGTAAGATAATGGCACCATTCTATTCGGAATTGTCCGAGAAACATCCTTCTATCATGTTTCTGTTGGTTGATGTGGATGAGCTAACT GAGATGAGCACATCATGGGATATTAAAGCCACCCcaactttcttcttcctcagagATGGCCAGCAAATCGAAAAGCTAGTGGGTGCCAATAAGCCTGAGCTTCAGAAGAAGATCACTGCAATCCTTGATTCAGCCAACCCTCGTTAG